From Sphingorhabdus sp. SMR4y:
TTACCGAAGCCGACAAGATTTCGACCGGTGAAGTTGATGTGATCGTCACCGACGGTTTCTCCGGCAATGTCGCGCTCAAGGCCCTCGAAGGAACCGCGCGATTTGTCACTGATCTGCTGAAGCAGAGCTTTCTGAGCAGTCTGCGATCAAAAATCGGTTTTCTGATATCTCGTCCGGCGACCGAAATGTTGCGCGGACATCTCGATCCCAATAATCACAATGGTGCCGTATTTCTCGGTCTGAATGGCGTGGTGGTAAAGAGCCACGGCAGTGCGGATGCCAAGGGTGTGGCCAATGCGGTCGAAGTGGCGGCCCGTCTGGTCGAGGACAGCATTCTCGAACGGATCAGCGAAGATCTGACGAAAATCAGTGAAGAAACGCCGATAGCAGAGGTGGCAAAATGAACGATGCGGCCAGACGGTCTGTTATCAAGGGTACAGGATCGGCCCTGCCGCGCACGCGCGTTTCGAATGCCGATCTGGCCAAGCGCGTCGACACCACGGACGAATGGATTGTCGAGCGGACCGGCATAAAGTTCCGGCATATCGCCGAGGATGACGAGACCACTTCGACTCTCGCGATCGAGGCTGCGGACAAGGCGATGAAAGCGGCCGGCTTTGGCGCCGCAGATATTGACCTGATCATCGTCGCGACCGCTACGCCGGACCAGACATTTCCGGCAACCGCCACGATTGTCCAGGATGCACTGGGCTGCAATGGCTGTGTTGCCTTTGATGTCGCGGCGGTCTGTTCCGGCTTTCTCTACGCGCTCTCTGTCGCGGACAGCATGATCCGCGCCGGCAGCGCGCAAAATGCGCTGGTCATTGGCGCAGAGACTTTCAGCCGTATACTGGACTGGGAAGACCGCGGGACCTGCGTCCTGTTCGGCGATGGCGCCGGCGCGATCGTGCTGGCGGCAGAGCAAGGCGACAAAGGCGTTCTGGCGACGCGATTGCATGCCGATGGCGCGCATAACCAGCTTCTCTATGTCGATGGCGGTGCCGGGACGACCGGGACAGTCGGCAAACTGCGCATGAAGGGCCGCGAAGTGTTTCGCCATGCCGTCGTCAACCTGTCGTCCGTATTGAAAGAGGTGCTGGAGGAATCCGGTGAATCCGTCGACAATGTCGACTGGGTGGTGCCGCATCAGGCCAACGCCCGGATATTGGATGCCACGGCCAGAAAGCTTAATCTTGCCCCGGAAAAGGTAATCAAGACGGTCGATATACATGCCAATACATCGGCGGCATCGGTTCCGCTGGCTCTTGATACCGCTGTACGGGACGGTCGAATCAAGGCTGGAGACCTGTTGGTACTGGAAGCCATGGGTGGTGGATTTACCTGGGGCGCGTCGGTCATTCGGTACTGAAACTGGCTGAGGCCTTCCGCGAACCCACCAAAATTGACATATTCGTCGCCGATTTTACATCCTCGTCGAAAGCCAGTTGAGCGAAATGCATTTCGCCTTTTAGCTTGGCGGCATGGAATATCCGGCATCCAAAGGTTTGCTGATCGCGGCGCCGTTTCTTTATCGCGCCTATCTCGGCTGTCATGCCCTCCATGCCCGCAAGCCGCAGCTTCTGGCTGCACTGGATTGTTCCGAAGCGGAATTACGCGATCCCGGCTACCAACTGGATGATGACGCGATCACCAGCCTCTGCGCAGCGGCCCGGGAAGAACTCAACTGCACGGACATTCACTCCGAGATCGCCAGTAAAATGGTGCCCCGGGGTTTCTCCGATCATGGTTTCTCTGCTTTTTTCCAGCCCAGTTTCGGGGACGCCCTGCTGCATCTCATCGCAAAGCAACGTCTGGGCGCTGAGGAGCCTGTCGTCAAAATTCTGCCGCTCTCATCGGGAGACCGGCTTGTTTGGAAGCAGGAAGAGGCAGCCTCGCCGGATCTTGTCCACATCATATTCTCGCTGGTCCATCAATGCGGAGAATTGCTGGCTGATGGTCGCTTCAAAACCGTAAAGGCAGCGCATTTTGCGCACCGCCGACCAGACGCATTTCGGGGTTTTCCGAGTGAAAATTCCAACAGCGCGCCGATACCCTGCCACTTCAACCGGCCGTCCACTTATCTGGAATATCATCCGATGGTGATGGCGAAGCCGAATCAGCGGCATATCCCGGAAATTGTTTCGGCGGTACAGCGGCAGGAAGCCTTTTTTGCGCGGACCAGATTCGAGCGGCAGAATCTTGTTAAGCTCACCTATGAATATCTTCTCTATCTGCTAGACAAGTCCGGTCTCAGCCTGGATGCGGCGGCGATGACATTCGGCATGGCGGAACGGACGTTACGCCGCAAACTGGTCGCCGAGGGCATGTCCTATCGCCAGTTGCTGGAACAGGTTCGGCGCGAGACGTGCCGACTCTATTTTCTCGAAGGCAGCCGGAATCTGTCGGAAATATCGGCGAAGCTGGGTTACAGCGAATTGAGTGCTTTTACACGCGCCTATACGAGCTGGTACGGGCATCCGCCCAGTCAGGATGCCGGCAGCAATGCGATCGCTCTTGCAGCCTGATTTGTGTGGAAAATGGTGGGCGTAGAGAGAGTTGAACTCCCGACCCCTTCGATGTCAACGAAGTGCTCTACCACTGAGCTATACGCCCACACTGGAGGCCCTCTAGCCAGCCGTTCCGGCTGGCGCAAGGCTTAATTCAGGTCGCTGATACTGTCTGGCTCAAACAGCCGGTCGACCTCCATAACCAGATCGCGCAAATGGAAGGGTTTGGACAATATTTTGGCCTTGGGAACCGATTGTCCCGCGCGCAATGTCACGCCGGAAAAACCGGTGATGAACATGACCTGGGTCTTTGGGCAGACAGAGGCGCAATGCTGGGCGAGTTCGATTCCGTCCATTTCCGGCATCACGATGTCGGTTAACAGCAGATCGAACTTCTGTTCGGCGAGTAGCGGCACCGCAGCTGTCCCGCGGTCTACAGCGACAACTTCATAGTTGGCTTTCTCCAGCGCCCGTGTAAGATGCTCCCGCATCGCCCGTTCATCTTCCGCGAGGAGAATCCGAATCATTGTGTCGCGCCTTCCCGAATATGCCTGATTACAGGCCTGCCTATATGCCGAGGCCGGTATATAAGTGCAAATCGGTTAATTTTTTTCCGAAGATGAAGACTATTTTGGCATTGAAGCCTGATTTTTCGGGGAAAGAAAATGGCTAACCCGGTTGCTAGTGAGCCGGTGGTCCCGCTGCCGGTCTACTCCCTGTCCAACGTTGAGACGCTTCGCTTTCCGGTGTTGGTCAGCGTACCTCACTCGGGCCGGGAATATCCGCCGGCTCTGATCGACAATCTGAACGTCCCTGCCTCTCATCTGCTGCGGCTGGAAGATCGTTATTCGGACCGGCTGGCGGCATTGGCCATCGCCGGCGGCTTTCCGTCAATCATCGCCCGAAAGCCGAGAGCGTGGATCGACCTCAATCGCAGCCGGACCGAAATCGATCCGGACATGGTAATCGGGATGGATTCGGCGCAGACAGGCCAGTTGAGCAGAAAGGTAAGGGGTGGCCTGGGCCTGCTGCCGCGCAGACTGCACGGGGCAGGCGATCTGTGGCAGAAAAAATGGTCACATCAGCATGTCATTGACCGGATCGAGCGAGATCACGAGCCTTATCATGTGATGGTGGCACATCTGCTCGACAAAATCCGCTCGGTTTTCGGCTGCGCGCTTCTTCTCGACCTGCACAGCATGCCGTCGATTTTCGACGAGAACCGCAACAAAATCGATTTTGTCCTCGGTGATCGTTTCGGTCGCAGCTGCGAATCGCGTTATGTCGAACTGGCCGCAGGCCATTTCCGCAGATATGGCCATTTCGTCCAGACCAATCATCCCTATCCGGGGAGCTATATATTGGAGCGGCACGGCAATCCCTCGCGCAATATCCATGCCTTCCAGCTGGAAGTGGATCGCTCTCTCTATCTCGATCAAAATATGCGTGAGCCCGTCGCGGCGGCCGACACTATTGCCGAGCTGATCGGTGATTGCTGTAAAATGCTGGCCGAGCAAATCTCCGGTCAGGACCAACTCGAAGCTGCGGAATGAGGGATTTCCCATAAAAAAACCACCTCGCCGGTTCGGCGAGGTGGCCAAGGTTCAGGGAGGTGGCATTCCGAAGGAATGCCGGCACCGATTCGATCGGGGGATGCGAACCGATGCAATCTCAATGTGGGCCCAGTTGTTCCGAGTTACAAGACCCCGAAGCGGAAAAATAGCAAAGGCCATGGCCTGCTTCGGCCAAGGGGACGAAGCAGGCCGGCTCGCGTGATTAAGCCTGTACGGAAGGGGCTTCGGTAACCTGCGGCATCTTGCCGGCAGCAACCTGTTTCGCAAATACTTCGCGCATCACCTGCAACGAAAAGAGGTGGGCGTAGATCAGCGGCAACATTCCGTTCTGGTTGATCTTGCGGAGCTCATCGCCGCGCATATCGCGCAGTTTCTCTTCGTCGACCATCTTGAAGCCGCGATAGACAAATGGTTTTTCGACGCCGGTCTGCTGAATGGAGACCTCGCCGTCCATCAGCAATCCCATCTTGTCCAGTTCCTGCACGAACTGACCGGTCCGCTGGCCAGCCTGCTCGAACTGTTCGCAAAAGTTCAGGATATTCTTGGTGGTTTCGCTGGGCTGATCATTTTCGAAAAGCGCATCGCCTTCCTTGTAATCGCCAATGGCGTCGGTGGTCGGGTCGAAGCATAGCGACAGCTCTTCTGCTTCCGGGCGCAGTTTCGCGAGCATGAACGGGTAGCGGCGGACATAGGCCGGAACATAAGCCGGTTCGCTGAACTGACCCTCGTCATTCATGAACGTGTTGACGCCTTCGTTCAGTCCCATGAGAATCAATGGCACGCTGTTATTGCCGGCGGAAAATACAATCGGATAGTTGCGCGCCGCATTGATGAATTCATCTGTGGTGATCGGAATGGCGTGCTGCGACTGCATGAAGGATGCGTTGTCGAGCCCTTTGACTTTCCAATTGCTATGCTCATTAGAATTCAGTGGAACCAAGTCCTTGTAGAACATTGGTAGGGCCTGTGCTTGCGGCGTGCTCGCCATAGTTATATTCTCCGAAAATTACTGTTGAAACCGAATAGTTGTCTTGCGCTTTAAGAGCCTGACTGACTGGACGCAAGGGGAACGAGTTTCCCTGGGTTCATAATGTTCTTCGGATCTATCGCGGTTTTTATCGCACGCAGCATGGAGAGGCGCGCATCGGATGAAAGGCGCTCCAGTTCCGCGCGCTTATTCTGCCCAATTCCATGTTCAGCCGAAATGGATCCGCCCGCGGCGATGACGAGATCATGGACCAGAGGTGTTATCCGGGTGGCATAGTCGCGCATCCACTCCTGGGCTTCTACGCCCGGCGGTGCCTTGACGTGGAAGTGGACGTTACCGTCCCCCATATGGCCGAATGCAGCCACTTTCGTGCCGGGAAACCGGTCTTCAATGACCGGCGATGCCTCCTTGATGAACCGGGCCATGCCTGGAACCGGTACGCTGATGTCATGCTGCAGGGCCGGGCCGCTGGCGCGTTCGGCTTCGGAAATCGAATCGCGGATTTTCCAGAAATCTTCCGCTTGTTGCTCGCTGGCCGCGATTGTTGCGTCTTCCACCAGATTCTGTTCCATTGCCTCAGCCAGCAGATGCTCGGTGACGGACCTGGGGTCCTGCGCATCGGGTTGATCGCGCACGATTTCGATCAGGACGTGCCAGCGATGGCTCCCCTGGAGTGGCGAGCGGGTGCCGGGAATGTGACGCAGTACCGAATCCAGGCAGGATTCGGGTATGATTTCGAACCCTTCCAGAGATTGGGGCGTTCGTTTGTTGAGGAAACGGAACATCTGATAGGCAGCGTCTGTGCTGTCGACCGCAGCCCAGGAGACGCAGCGATCTACCAGAGCGGGGACGGTTTTGAGCGTCGCGGCGGTGACGACGCCCAACGAGCCTTCCCCGCCAATGAACAGATGTTTCAGATCATAGCCGCGATTGTCTTTCTTGAGCGCAGCGAGCCCGTCAAAGATGCTGCCATCGGGTAATACCGCTTCGATGCCGCTAACCAGCGAGCGCATGGTTCCGTGGCGGAGCACCTGGGTGCCTCCGGCATTGGTCGAAATCAGGCCCCCGACCGTGGCCGAGCCTTTGCCGCCGAGGGTCAGTGGAAATCTTTGACCTTCCGCCGCCAGCGCCTCGTGCAGATTCTGGAGAATCACGCCGGCCTCGCAAACCACCTGCTGGTCCTGGGAGGCTATCGTGCGGATCTGGTTCATGCGGCGCATAGACAGGAGGATCGACTGGCCGCCGCTGTCAGGTGTCGCCCCGCCGACCATCCCGCTATTGCCGCCCTGCGGCACGACGGCGACAGCATTTTCGTTGGCAATTCTGAGTATTTCTGCCGTTTCTTCCGTATTGGCGGGAGAGACCATGGCCAGCGCCGCACCGGTGTATCGACCACGCCAGTCGGTGAGCCACGGCGCCATGTCTTCACCTGCGCTGGTGAATCCCTTTTCCCTGACTGCCGCCTGCATTTGCTTCAGCCAATCTGCACTTTCTGGCATATTCAAGCTCCTTCGCGGTCGTGCCACCTGTCCGCCATCAGAATGTTAGCGGGACGGGAGATGTACCGAAATGACGATAGATGGCAAATTCTCAGTTCATGCAATATTCAATCACTGCTGGTATAGGCAAGCTAAGGTTAGTTAAGGGATTATGGTGAGTCTGTCACTTACAGCGATATTGCTGCTCTCTGTGCCGGATGTGCGCGAGATGCGGTCGGTTGATATGCCGCCGGCAGACGCAGCCATGACCCATGTCCCGGAGCGGCCGCTGCACTATGCGCAAGTCCGAATCGAGAAGCGGGTGATCATTCGCGTTCCTCGCCGTCGGCCCGCGCCGCTTGCCCCGATGGCGGATTTTTCCCGCGAGACAGTCAAAAAGTCCTATCGGGAAAAGAAAATTGGCAAATGCCTGCCGATGAACAATATTCTCGGCGTGCAGATGTTTGCGGACCGTCATCTCGATCTGATTACCAAAGACCGCAAGAGAATCCGGGCGGAGCTGGAGGATAAGTGCCAGGCTCGCAGCTTCTATTCGGGCTTCTATGTCGAGAAAACGGATGACGGCAAAATTTGCACCGGCCGCGATATCCTCCACTCGCGAACCGGGGCGAAATGCGAGATTGACCGCTTCCGCGAACTGGTCCCGGAACGCTAGACCAAGCGAGAAAACTTGACAAATCCCGGATATGCGATCATTGCCCGGCACAGCCCGAGAGGCTAAGACAGGGTGCAAGGTTGCATCCTATATTTTTCCGGAACCACTATGAAATTTGCCGATATCGGCCTGTCTGAAGAACTGCTGAAATCCGTAGCCGAAGCTGGCTATGACGAACCGACGCCAATTCAGGCGCAAGCCATCCCCTCCGTCCTGATGATGAAAGATATCATCGGCATTGCCCAGACCGGCACCGGCAAAACCGCGAGTTTCGTGCTGCCTATGATCGACATACTGGCGCATGGCCGCTCGCGAGCGCGGATGCCACGGTCGCTGATCCTCGAGCCGACCCGCGAACTGGCCGCTCAGGTCGCCGAGAATTTCGAGAAATATGGCAAGAACCATAATCTCAGCATGGCTCTGCTGATCGGCGGTGTGTCGATGGGCGACCAGATCAAGGCGCTGGAAAAAGGCGTCGATGTTCTGATTGCGACTCCGGGACGTCTGATGGATCTGTTCGATCGCGGACGGATCTTGATGTCGGGCTGCGAATTGCTGGTGATCGACGAAGCGGACCGGATGCTCGACATGGGCTTCATTCCCGATATCGAATCCATCTGCTCAAAACTGCCGGCAACCCGCCAGACGATGCTGTTTTCGGCGACCATGCCGCCACCGATCAAGCGGCTGTCCGACCAGTTTCTGAGCAATCCGAAATATATTGAAGTGTCGCGTCCGGCCACGGCCAACACTTCGATTGATCAGTCATTGATTGAGGTCGCGCCCAAGGCCAAGCGCAAGCTGCTCGTCGACATTCTCGACAATGAAGGCGTCGAGACCGCTATCATATTCTGCAATCGCAAGACCGAAGTGCGGGATTTGTGCCAGAGCCTGCGCAAGGATGGTTTTGACGCCGGGCAGATTCACGGCGACATGGACCAGAGCTCGCGTCTCGCCGAGCTGGACCGGTTCAAGTCCGGTGAAATCAACATATTGTGTGCGTCCGACGTTGCCGCCCGGGGGCTGGATATCAAGGGTGTGAGCCATGTTATCAACTATGATATCCCCTGGCATCCGGATGACTATATTCACCGGATTGGCCGCACCGGCCGCGCTGGTGCTACCGGTGTTGCGATCACTTTCATCACCCGCAGCGATGCCGAGCATGTCGAGAGTATCGAAAAGCTGACCGGCATGAAAATCGCGGTCCGCAAGGAACGCAAGGCCGCGACGGGCAGCAAGCCAGCCGAGAAAACCGTTGGCGAGCCCGAGCAGGCAAAGCCTGCTAAGGCGAAAGGGCCACGGCGTGACGGGGCTGCGAAAAATGCGCGGCAGGACGATCGGCCGAAAAAGCCACGGCAGGACGAAGGCCGGAAAAAGCCGGAACGATCCGTCAAGGTCCAGGAGGAAAAACCGCCTGTGGTTCAGGACAGCAGTGACATTGATGACGGCTGGAATGGCCCGATGCCGAGCTTTCTGGAAGCCAGGCTCAACCGCTAACCGGTCGCCAGCCTGACGTTATTGCAGCGTCAGGCTGTCCAGAATCGCTGAAGCCAGCGGGTCTGTCGACTTGGCCTGATCGGCAGCATAGCTGACCTCTGCCTGCACCATTGTGCCATCGGGTTTGCGGAGCAGCCGCTGGCCCGATTTCAGGCCATTGGTCAATATTCCGGAAGCGCGATATTCATTCGGGCCAACGGCTTCGCCTTGCATGGCTTCATTGCCGTCTTCAACGGTTTCAACCGCCTTGCTCCAGGCCGCATCTTCACGATTTTCAACCCAGCTAACCGACAGTTTTGCGCCGCTTGCCGTGTCGGTGAACAGCCGGCCGTTGTCATCGCTGGCGGATTCATCCACGGTCCAGCCACTGGGCACCATGATCGTGTAGCCGCGCAAGGTGTTGGTATAGCTTTCCAAGCTGGCCAGATCGACGGCGGCTTCCGCGCCATCGCCTTCCACCGCAGCCGCTTCGTCACGGATCGCCTGGCTGGCGGCGTCCGCCTGTCGCGCCAGTTCCTCGCTCGACGGAACGTCGCCGACCGCTTCCTGTTTTCCGCAGGCCGAAAGGAGCAGTGCCAGCGTCAGGGCGGCACCAAATGGAAGATTTGGAAGCATGTTTTTCATATCAGCCAGACTTAAGAGCAGCAGCGCGAAACATCAATGGCGATGTTGGAATTGCCCGGTATTCCGGCACGCCCCGCCGGCTGTTGGAAAATGGCCGAAAATGTCAAATTCTAACAGGTAAACGGGAAATTATGCAGCGTTATCAATGCCCAGATCGGCGAGCTTGCGATAAAGGGTCGATCGTCCGATGCCCAGGCGCCGGGCCACTTCGGTCATCCTGCCGCGATAATGGCCAATCGCGAGACGGATCACATCGGCTTCTATGTCTTCCAGCGGCCGCAAATTGCCGTCTTCGGAATAGAGGGTGATGCCAATGCCTTCGGGGCTGTTCGATAGATGTGGCTCGCTATCTCCCGATTCCGCGACAAAGGAGGCGATCTGCGGAAATTCCTCGCAGCTCAAGGCATTATGGTCGCACATGACCGCAGCGCGAAACAGCACGCTCTGCAACTGGCGGACATTGCCGGGCCAGCGATAGCTGCGCAAAAGGTTCAGCGCCTCGTCGGTAATGCCCAGGCTGCGCAGGCCGGGCTGATGCGCGAGACGGGCCAGAAAATGCCGTGCCAGCGCGGGAATGTCGCCGGTCCGGTCGCGCAATGGCGGAATGGTCAACTGGACCACATTCATCTGGTAAAAGAGATCTTCGCGGAAATTATCCTTCTCGACTTCCCGTTCCAGCTTGCGGTTGGTCGCGGCAATGACCCGCACGTCGAGCTGGAAGCTGTTCGGGCTGCCGAGCGGCTGGATATCGGAATGTTTCAGGAAACGCAGCAGGCGGACCTGGGTTTCCGGTGGTATCCGGTCGACCTCGTCGAGGAAAATCGTGCCGCCCTCGGCTTGCTGGAGCAGTCCGATCTTGCGGTCAAAAGCCCCGGTAAAAGCGCCCTTTTCATGACCGAAAAGAATCGAATCGAGCAGATTTCCGGTAATTGCGCCACAATTCAGCTTCAACATCGGCATTTTTGCGCGCGGGCTGGCGGCGTGAATGGCATCGGCAATAACTTCCTTGCCGACCCCGCCTTCGCCTTCGATCAGCACCGGCACCCGGGCGCGGGCAGCTTTTGCGGCGATCGCCAGAGCGGCGCGGAAAGCGGGAGCAGCCCCGACAATTTCCTCAAATTCGAGCGGCACCGAGATTTTTTCGCTGAGTGGACGCAGTTCGCCATCTTCACGCGAGGATCTGACGGCAGCATCAAGCGCCTTGAGCATGCGTTCGGGCGCGACCGGCTTGATCAGATAGTCGGTGGCGCCGGCGCGGACCGCGTCGACGGCCTCGGCGATGGAACCGACCGCGGTCAGCATCAGAATCGGCAGGGCGGGACGGCGGGCCTTCAGTTCGGTGATCAAATCGGTGGCTTCGGAACCGGGCACCCAATGATCAAGAATGATGGCATCCAGCATCATCCCGTCCTGCGTGCCCAGCGTCGCGATCGCGGTTTCCGCGTCGCGGGCAAAGATCGTGCGAAACCCCGCGCGCGATGCCAGTGCCGAAATCAACCGGCATTGCGCCGGCTCATCATCGATAAGCAGCAGTAATTTTGTGCCGTTATGTGCCATTTTTTTCCCGATTGTCCCACAATGAAGCATTTTTATAGCGGCAACCGGTAAAGAGCCGATTAAAGGCGGGACAAATAATCTATCCAAAATGACGGTGGGTTGGGCTTGAGCAGTCGCTAATATAGGGTTACACCTCGCGCCAGTTAAGAACGAGAAATGGGGACATCATGACATCAGATAATAATTTGGGACCGGCCGAGGAAACATATTCCGGCTTTCTTTCGATGCTGAAGGTCGGAACGATAATAACTGTCATCGTGACGGTATTGGTGGTTATTCTTATATCCTAACTGATTGGAAAATTTAGTGAAAATCGCGGTTTTAAAGGAACTCGCCGACGGCGAGACGCGCGTCAGCGCGTCGCCAGAAACGGTCAAGAAATTTATCGCTTTGGGTGCCTCCATGACCGTGGAAAAAGGGGCAGGTGAATCTGCCTCGGTTGCCGATGCCGATTATGAAGCCGTGGGTGCAAGCATTGCCACCCGGGCTGCCACGCTGAAGGATGCCGACATTGTTCTGGCGGTTCAGGGGCCGGACCCGCAATCGCTCAAGGGCATGAAAAAGGGCGCCTGGCTGGTGGCCAGTCTCAATCCCTTCGGCGAGCGCGAGCGGGTCGATGCCTATGCCAAGCTGGGCATTGATGCGCTGGCGATGGAATTCATGCCGCGGATCACCCGCGCGCAGTCGATGGATATCCTGTCGTCACAATCCAATCTGTCGGGTTATAAATCGGTCATTCTGGCGGCCAATGAATATGGCCGCGCCTTTCCGATGATGATGACTGCCGCGGGCACGGTTTCGGCCGCACGCTGCTTCGTCATGGGGGTTGGCGTTGCCGGATTGCAGGCGATTGCAACCGCGCGGCGTCTCGGCGCACAGGTCAGCGCGACCGACGTGCGCAGCGCCACCAAGGAGCAGATCCAGTCGCTCGGCGCGAAACCGATCTTTGTGGAATCTGTTGAAGGCATCGAGGGCGAAGGCAGCGGCGGCTATGCCACCGAAATGAGCGAGGAATATCAGAAGGCGCAGGCCGAACTGGTGTCCAGCCATATCGCCAAGCAGGATATCGTGATCACCACCGCGCTGATCCCGGGCCGGGCCGCACCGCGGCTGATCTCGGACGCGCAGATTGCAACGATGCGCAACGGCAGCGTGATCGTCGATCTGGCCGCTGAACAGGGCGGCAATGTCGAGGGTGCTGTCGCCGGCAAGACGGTCGAGAAACATGGCGTCAAGATTGTAGGCGCGCAGAATATCCCGGCGATGATGGCGGCGGACAGCTCGGCGCTGTTTGCCCGCAATCTCTATAATTTCCTCAGCGCCTATTGGGACGAAGAGGCGAAACGGCCGGTTCTGCCCGATGATGACGAGGTGACAATTGGCATACGGCTTACCAAGGATGGCAAGGTCGTAAACGAGCGCCTTCTGGCGAACTAGGGGGTTAGCAATGGACTTTATTTCAATACTTTCGATTTTCGTGATGGCCTGTTTTGTCGGCTATTATGTGGTCTGGTCGGTGACGCCGGCCTTGCATACGCCGCTGATGGCAGTGACCAATGCGATCTCTTCCGTGATCATTGTCGGCGCGCTGATTGCGGCGGCGGCGGGATCGCAGGCGGATGGCGGACAGACCGCCAAATGGCTGGGTCTGGTTGGTGTCGTGCTGGCGAGCGTGAATATTTTTGGCGGCTTTGCCGTGACCGAGCGCATGCTCGCAATGTACAAGAAAAAGGAGCGCAAATAATGGGTGCTTCCTTGAGCAACAAAACGGGTCGCCGTATCGCATCGATAGCGGGTTGGATCCCGGCCTTCGCCGGGATGACGATGTTCGCTGCATCGCCCGCACTCGCCGCAACCGGCGAGCCGGTCAATCCATGGGTTGCCGCGGCCTATCTGATCGCGGGCGTCCTGTTCATTCTCGCGTTGCGCGGTCTGTCCTCGCCGGAAACCAGCCGGGCGGGCAACCGTTTCGGCATGGTCGGCATGCTGATTGCCGTGGTCACCACCCTGTGGACCCATAGCATTGCCAGCCTGCCGGAAATTGCCGGCGCGATCGCCATTGGTGGCGTGATCGGCTTTGTGATCGCCCGCCGCATCGCGATGACCGATATGCCGCAACTGGTGGCGGCCTTCCATAGCCTCGTCGGTCTGGCGGCGGTTCTGGTCGGTATTGCCGCCTATCTCAATCCCGGTGCCTTCAACATCCTGGATGCGACTGGTGAAATTTTGACCGTCAGCCGCGTCGAACTCGGCCTTGGTGTCGCCATTGGTGCGATCACCTTCTCCGGTTCGGTTATCGCCTTCCTGAAGC
This genomic window contains:
- a CDS encoding beta-ketoacyl-ACP synthase III, whose protein sequence is MNDAARRSVIKGTGSALPRTRVSNADLAKRVDTTDEWIVERTGIKFRHIAEDDETTSTLAIEAADKAMKAAGFGAADIDLIIVATATPDQTFPATATIVQDALGCNGCVAFDVAAVCSGFLYALSVADSMIRAGSAQNALVIGAETFSRILDWEDRGTCVLFGDGAGAIVLAAEQGDKGVLATRLHADGAHNQLLYVDGGAGTTGTVGKLRMKGREVFRHAVVNLSSVLKEVLEESGESVDNVDWVVPHQANARILDATARKLNLAPEKVIKTVDIHANTSAASVPLALDTAVRDGRIKAGDLLVLEAMGGGFTWGASVIRY
- a CDS encoding AraC family transcriptional regulator gives rise to the protein MEYPASKGLLIAAPFLYRAYLGCHALHARKPQLLAALDCSEAELRDPGYQLDDDAITSLCAAAREELNCTDIHSEIASKMVPRGFSDHGFSAFFQPSFGDALLHLIAKQRLGAEEPVVKILPLSSGDRLVWKQEEAASPDLVHIIFSLVHQCGELLADGRFKTVKAAHFAHRRPDAFRGFPSENSNSAPIPCHFNRPSTYLEYHPMVMAKPNQRHIPEIVSAVQRQEAFFARTRFERQNLVKLTYEYLLYLLDKSGLSLDAAAMTFGMAERTLRRKLVAEGMSYRQLLEQVRRETCRLYFLEGSRNLSEISAKLGYSELSAFTRAYTSWYGHPPSQDAGSNAIALAA
- the cpdR gene encoding cell cycle two-component system response regulator CpdR, coding for MIRILLAEDERAMREHLTRALEKANYEVVAVDRGTAAVPLLAEQKFDLLLTDIVMPEMDGIELAQHCASVCPKTQVMFITGFSGVTLRAGQSVPKAKILSKPFHLRDLVMEVDRLFEPDSISDLN
- a CDS encoding N-formylglutamate amidohydrolase, which translates into the protein MANPVASEPVVPLPVYSLSNVETLRFPVLVSVPHSGREYPPALIDNLNVPASHLLRLEDRYSDRLAALAIAGGFPSIIARKPRAWIDLNRSRTEIDPDMVIGMDSAQTGQLSRKVRGGLGLLPRRLHGAGDLWQKKWSHQHVIDRIERDHEPYHVMVAHLLDKIRSVFGCALLLDLHSMPSIFDENRNKIDFVLGDRFGRSCESRYVELAAGHFRRYGHFVQTNHPYPGSYILERHGNPSRNIHAFQLEVDRSLYLDQNMREPVAAADTIAELIGDCCKMLAEQISGQDQLEAAE
- a CDS encoding SapC family protein — its product is MASTPQAQALPMFYKDLVPLNSNEHSNWKVKGLDNASFMQSQHAIPITTDEFINAARNYPIVFSAGNNSVPLILMGLNEGVNTFMNDEGQFSEPAYVPAYVRRYPFMLAKLRPEAEELSLCFDPTTDAIGDYKEGDALFENDQPSETTKNILNFCEQFEQAGQRTGQFVQELDKMGLLMDGEVSIQQTGVEKPFVYRGFKMVDEEKLRDMRGDELRKINQNGMLPLIYAHLFSLQVMREVFAKQVAAGKMPQVTEAPSVQA
- a CDS encoding FAD-binding oxidoreductase; the protein is MPESADWLKQMQAAVREKGFTSAGEDMAPWLTDWRGRYTGAALAMVSPANTEETAEILRIANENAVAVVPQGGNSGMVGGATPDSGGQSILLSMRRMNQIRTIASQDQQVVCEAGVILQNLHEALAAEGQRFPLTLGGKGSATVGGLISTNAGGTQVLRHGTMRSLVSGIEAVLPDGSIFDGLAALKKDNRGYDLKHLFIGGEGSLGVVTAATLKTVPALVDRCVSWAAVDSTDAAYQMFRFLNKRTPQSLEGFEIIPESCLDSVLRHIPGTRSPLQGSHRWHVLIEIVRDQPDAQDPRSVTEHLLAEAMEQNLVEDATIAASEQQAEDFWKIRDSISEAERASGPALQHDISVPVPGMARFIKEASPVIEDRFPGTKVAAFGHMGDGNVHFHVKAPPGVEAQEWMRDYATRITPLVHDLVIAAGGSISAEHGIGQNKRAELERLSSDARLSMLRAIKTAIDPKNIMNPGKLVPLASSQSGS
- a CDS encoding DEAD/DEAH box helicase yields the protein MKFADIGLSEELLKSVAEAGYDEPTPIQAQAIPSVLMMKDIIGIAQTGTGKTASFVLPMIDILAHGRSRARMPRSLILEPTRELAAQVAENFEKYGKNHNLSMALLIGGVSMGDQIKALEKGVDVLIATPGRLMDLFDRGRILMSGCELLVIDEADRMLDMGFIPDIESICSKLPATRQTMLFSATMPPPIKRLSDQFLSNPKYIEVSRPATANTSIDQSLIEVAPKAKRKLLVDILDNEGVETAIIFCNRKTEVRDLCQSLRKDGFDAGQIHGDMDQSSRLAELDRFKSGEINILCASDVAARGLDIKGVSHVINYDIPWHPDDYIHRIGRTGRAGATGVAITFITRSDAEHVESIEKLTGMKIAVRKERKAATGSKPAEKTVGEPEQAKPAKAKGPRRDGAAKNARQDDRPKKPRQDEGRKKPERSVKVQEEKPPVVQDSSDIDDGWNGPMPSFLEARLNR